A stretch of Pseudophryne corroboree isolate aPseCor3 chromosome 9, aPseCor3.hap2, whole genome shotgun sequence DNA encodes these proteins:
- the LOC134958715 gene encoding mucin-2-like, producing the protein MAALTTTTLITTTAAPNTTAAPTTTAVPTIAATTTTVPTTAAPTTTLTTTAAPTTTAEPTTTVPTTAAPTKPTTLTTTTTTVVPTTTAAPTTSAEPTTTVPTTAAPTTTTPTTTAAATTNAPPTITTTAPTTTTTTTAALTTAPTTAAPTTTAEPTTSTAAPTTAAPTTTAATTTAPTTAAPTATTTLTTTAASTTAAPTTTAVPTTTTAAPTTIPTMAALTTTTLTTTTAAPTTTAAPTTTAVPTIAATTTTVPTTAAPTTTLTTTAAPTTTAEPTTTVPTTAAPTKPTTLTTTTTTVVPTTTAATTTVPTTAAPTTTTPTTTAAATTNAPPTITTTAPTTTTTTTTAALTTAPTTAAPTTTAEPTSTAAPTTAAPTTTTAPSTTAAPTTAAPTTTAALTTTAAPTTAELTSTAAPTYFCINSKYFCTHNCCCTNYYCFTHNCCNHNCCTHKTNYTHNNNNRCTNYYSYTHNCRTHNNCCIHNYYCNHNNCTHNCCTHNNNCCAHNNYTHNNCTHNNNFTHNNFSIHNNNCCTHNNYCCIHNCTYNCCTHNYCCTHNINCCTHNNYCCTHNNYCCTHNNCTLDNCCTLHCCTHNCNHNNCCTHNNHCTHNNYCCTHNCCTYDNCCTHNYCCTHNYCCTLNNNSCCTHNCCTHNNSCCTHNCCTHNNSCCTHNCCCTNNY; encoded by the exons ATGGCTGCACTCACAACAACTACACTCATAACAACAACTGCTGCACCAAATACTACTGCTGCACCCACCACAACTGCTGTACCCACTATTGCTGCAACCACAACAACTGTAcccacaactgctgcacccacaactacACTCACAACAACTGCTGCACCAACTACTACTGCTGAACCCACAACAACTGTAcccacaactgctgcacccacaaaaCCAACTACactcacaacaacaacaacaactgttgTACCCACAACAACTGCTGCACCAACTACTTCTGCTGAACCCACAACAACTGTACCCACAACTGCTGCGCCCACAACAACTACACCCACAACAACTGCTGCGGCCACAACAAATGCTCCACCTACAATAACAaccactgcacccacaacaacaacaacaactactgcTGCACTCACAACTGCACctacaactgctgcacccacaactacTGCTGAACCCACAACATCTACTGCTGCAccaacaactgctgcacccacaactactgctgcaaccacaactgcacccacaactgctgcacccacagcaACAACTACACTCACAACAACTGCTGCATCCACAACTGCTGCACCAACTACTACTGCTGTACCCacaacaacaactgctgcacccacaactatACCCACAATGGCTGCACTCACAACAACTACACTCacaacaacaactgctgcaccAACTACTACTGCTGCACCCACCACAACTGCTGTACCCACTATTGCTGCAACCACAACAACTGTAcccacaactgctgcacccacaactacACTCACAACAACTGCTGCACCAACTACTACTGCTGAACCCACAACAACTGTAcccacaactgctgcacccacaaaaCCAACTACactcacaacaacaacaacaactgttgTACCCACAACTACTGCTGCAACCACAACTGTACCCACAACTGCTGCGCCCACAACAACTACACCCACAACAACTGCTGCGGCCACAACAAATGCTCCACCTACAATAACAACCACTGCACCCACcaccacaacaacaacaactactgcTGCACTCACAACTGCACctacaactgctgcacccacaactacTGCTGAACCCACATCTACTGCTGCAccaacaactgctgcacccacaacaaccACTGCACCCTCAactactgctgcacccacaactgctGCACCTACGACAACTGCTGCACTCACAACTACTGCTGCACCAACTACTGCTGAACTCACATCTACTGCTGCACCCACA TACTTCTGCATCAACAGCAAGTACTTCTGCACCCACAACTGCTGCTGCACTAACTACTACTGCTTCACCCACAACTGCTGCAaccacaactgctgcacccacaaaaCCAACTACACTCACAACAACAACAACCGCTGCACCAACTACTACAGCTACACCCACAACTGCCGCACCCACAACAACTGTTGTATCCACAACTACTACTGCAACCACAACAACTGTAcccacaactgctgcacccacaataACAACTGCTGTGCCCACAACAACTACACCCACAACAACTGCACCCACAACAACAACTTCACCCACAACAACTTCTCCATCCACAataacaactgctgcacccacaacaactACTGCTGCATCCACAACTGCACctacaactgctgcacccacaattACTGCTGTACCCACAACatcaactgctgcacccacaacaactactgctgcacccacaacaactactgctgcacccacaacaactgcacccttgacaaCTGCTGCACACTccactgctgcacccacaactgcaaccacaacaactgctgcacccacaacaaccactgcacccacaacaactactgctgcacccacaactgctGCACCTACGACAACTGCTGCACTCACAactactgctgcacccacaactacTGCTGCACCCTCAACAACAACAGctgctgcacccacaactgctgcacccacaacaacagctgctgcacccacaactgctgcacccacaacaacagctgctgcacccacaactgctGTTGCACCAACAACTACTAA
- the LOC134958714 gene encoding mucin-2-like, with protein MVGTFECNTAQLKGPEEWAVRLAHYLTDESQRAYVDLKVSEASSYSHLKEIILSRIGLTGPSKAQEWRQNQSEPPRVQLAKFAGQSKVWLQLDKNCAQWVVEVVALDQAIRVLDYSVQNWALQADHQTFEALAVLIESANPTTTTTAAPTTTAAPTTSTAAPTTTAATTTTASTKTTAAPTTTTTAAAPPTTANATQTTGAPTTSTVAPTIISVTTTAAPTTTNAQSAEPNTTTAAPTTTAKPTTAAPTTTTATSTTAAPTTTAAPTTSTATTTTAAPTTTNASTTTAATTTTAASTTTARTTTAATTTAPSTTAAPTTAAPTTTAHTTTAATTTAPKTTAAPTTSTAPPTTAAPTTSTAALTTTAATTTAPTTTTAAPTTTTATPTTAPSKTAATTTNAPTSAAPSAKPTTTTAAPTSTAATTTTAATTTTASTKTTTAMPTTAAPTTTTDAPTTTAATTTAASTTTARTTTAATTTAPTTTAAPTTTAPPTTTAPPTTTAATTTTTAATTTAPTTTNASTTTTAPTITTTATTTTTAPTTAAPSAKSTTSTAAPTTTAATATTASTKTTAAPTITTATAAQTTAAPKTSTAAPTTTAATTTAAPTTTAAQSAEPKTTTVAPKTTAKPTTAAPTTTTAPSTTAAPTTFTATHTTTAATKTTAPTTTTAAPMETNASTTTVPTTTAATTSTAATASAAPTTNASTTTAATTTAASTTTARITTAAATTAPSTTAAPTTIVPTTTAAPTTTTAPTTSTAPPTTVAPTTTAATTTAPTTTNAPTTTAAPTTSNAAPTTTAATTTAPTTTNAPTTATPTTTSPITTPATTTNAPTTAAPSAKPTTTIAAPTTTAAPTTTAATTTAASTTAAPTTIAPTTTAAPTTTTAAPTTTTTTAAPTTTATPTTTATPTTTATTTNAPTTAASSAKPTTSTTAPTTYTAATTTTAATTTASTKTTTAATTTTNASTTTAAPTTTTAAPPTTATAAQTTAAPTTSTAAPTTAATTTVAPTTTAAQSAEPKTMTVAPKTTTAATTTTAPSTTAAPTTTAAPTTFTATHTTTAATKTTAHTTIAAPTITAAPTKTNASTTTAPSTTSATTTTAATTTASTKTTAATTTTTTAAPPTTATATQTTAAPTTSTAAPTTIAATTTAAPTTTAAQSAEPNTTTAAPKTTTTAKPTTAAPTTTTSPSTTAAPTTAAPTTAAPTTTDATTTFTATTSTATTTTAATTTTNASTTTAATTTTAASTTTARTTTAATTTTTAAPTTTTAPKTSTAPPTTTAAPTTSTAAPTTAAPTTNASTTTAATTTTAASTTTARTTTAATTTAPKTTAAPTTSTAPPTTTAAPTTSTAALTTTAATTTAPTTTTTATPTTAPSTTAATTTNAPTSAAPSAKPTTTTAAPTTSTAATTTTAYTKTTTAMPTTAAPTTTTDAPTTTAATTTAASTTTAHTTTAATTTAPTTAAPTTTAPPTTAATTTTTAATTTTAATTTAPTTANASTTTAAPTITTTATTTTTAPTTAAPSAKSTTSTAAPTTTAATATTASTKTTTAATTTTTAAPTITTATAAQTTAAPKTSTAAPTTTAATTTAAPTTTAAQSAEPKTTTVAPKTTAKPTTAAPTTTTAPSTTAAPTTFTATHTTTAATKTTAPTTTTAAPMETNASTTTVPTTTAATTSTAATASAAPTTNASTTTAAITTAASTTTARITTAAATTAPSTTAASTTIVPTTAAPTTTTAPTTSTAPPTTAAPTTSTAAPTTTAATTTTAPTTTNAPTTTAAPTTSTAAPTTTAATTTAPTTTNAPTTATPTTTSPITTAATTTNAPTTAAPSAKPTTTIAAPTTTAAPTTTAATTTAASTTTARTTTAATTTATSTTAAPTTIAPTTTTAAPTTTTTAAPTTNAPTTAASSAKPTTSTAAPTISTAATTTTAATTTASTKTTTAATTTTNASTTTAAPTTTTTTAAPPTTTTTATAAPTTSTAAPTTTPTTAAPTTTTSPSTTAAPTTAAPTTAAPTTTAATTTFTATTSTATTTTAATTTTNASTTTAATTTAASTTTARTTTAATTTAAPTTTTAPKTSTAPPTTTAAPTTSTAAPTTTAATTTAAPTTNASTTTAATTTTAASTTTARTTTAATTTTAAPTTTTAPTTTTAPPTTTAAPTSTAAPTSTAAPTTTAATTTTAPTTTTAATTTAASTTTARTNATTTAAPTTTATPTTTATTTNAPTTAASSAKPTTSTTAPTTSTAAPTTTAATTTASTKTTTAATTTTNASTTTPAPTTTTAATTTTTTTATAAQTTAASTTSTAAPITAATTTVAPTTTAAQSAEPKTMTVAPKTTTAAPTTTAPSTTAATKTTTPTTTAAPTITAAPTKTNASTTTAPTITSATTSTAATTTSAAPTTNASTTTAATTTTAASTTTARTTTAATTTAPSTTAAPTTAAQSAEPKTTTVVPKTTTAKPTTAAHTTTAASTTAAPTTTARTTTITAAPTTSTATHTTTAATKTAAPTKTNASSTTATPTTTTTTTAAAPTTTAAPTTTAATATTASTKTTTAATTTTAAPTITTATAATTTTAASTTTARITTAATTPAPTTNTAPTTSIAPPTTTAITTTAPTTTAAPTTNESTTAAPPTTATATQTTAAPTTSTAAPTTTAAQSAEPNTTTAAPKTTTAKPTTTTSPSTTAAPTTTATTTTTATTTTAPTTTYASSTTVTTTTTARTTTAATTTAAPTTTTAPTTTAPTTTITTTAAPTTTNASTTTAAPTTTTTTAAATTINAPTTAAPSAKPTTTTATPTTTTAAATTTSTAATTTTASTKTTTAMPTTAAPTTTTTDAPTTTTAATTTAASTTTAHTTIAPTTTAPTTTAAPTTTAAPPTTTAAPMTTAATTTTAPTTNASTTTAPTTTAAPTTTIASTTTAAPTTTTAAAPTSTAVPAANMNVDYHQYAVTSTYVAASLLPIYLK; from the exons TGCTAACCCCACAACAACAACTACTGCTGCACCGACAactactgctgcacccacaacatcTACTGCTGCACCGACAACTACTGCTGCAACCACAACTACTGCATCCACAaaaacaactgctgcacccacaacaacaacaactgctgcTGCACCACCAACAACTGCTAATGCTACACAAACTACTGGTGCACCCACAACATCTACTGTAGCACCCACAATAATTTCTGTAaccacaactgctgcacccacaacaacaAATGCACAAAGTGCTGAACCCAATACAACGACTGCGGCACCCACAACAACTGCTAAGcccacaactgctgcacccacaacaactACCGCAACCtcaacaactgctgcacccacaacaactgctgcacccacaacatcTACTGCAACcacaacaactgctgcacccacaacaacaAATGCATCAACAACTACTGCTGCAACCACAACAACTGCAGCCTCAACAACCACTGCACGCACAACTACTGCTGCAACCACAACTGCACCCtcaacaactgctgcacccacaactgctGCACCAACAACCACTGCACACACAACTACTGCTGCAACCACAACTGCACCCaaaacaactgctgcacccacaacatcTACTGCTCCAcccacaactgctgcacccacaacatcTACTGCTGCACTCACGACTACTGCTGCAACCACAACTGCACCCacaacaacaactgctgcacccacaacaacaACAGCTACACCCACAACTGCACCTTCAAAAACTGCTGCAACCACAACAAATGCACCCACATCTGCTGCACCAAGTGCTAAACCCACAACTACTACTGCTGCACCGACATCTACTGCTGCAACCACAACTACTGCTGCAACCACAACTACTGCATCCACAAAAACAACAACTGCTATGcccacaactgctgcacccacaacaactACTGATGCACCCACAACTACTGCTGCAACCACAACTGCAGCCTCAACAACCACTGCACGCACAACTACTGCTGCAACCACAACTGCACCcacaacaactgctgcacccacaacaactgCTCCACCCACAACAACTGCTCCACCCACAACAACTGCTGCTACAACCACAACTACTGCTGCAACCACAACTGCACCCACAACAACAAATGCATCCACAACAACTACTGCACCCACAATAACAACAACTGCTACAACCACAACAACTGCCCCTACAACTGCTGCACCAAGTGCTAAATCCACAACAtctactgctgcacccacaactacTGCTGCAACCGCAACAACGGCATCCACAAAAACAACTGCTGCACCAACAATAACAACAGCTACTGCTGCACAAACTACTGCTGCACCCAAAACATCTACTGCAGCACCCACAACAACTGCTGCAaccacaactgctgcacccacaacaactgCTGCACAAAGTGCTGAACCCAAAACAACGACTGTTGCACCCAAAACAACTGCTAAGcccacaactgctgcacccacaacaactACTGCACCCtcaacaactgctgcacccacaacattTACTGCTACACACACAACTACTGCTGCAACCAAAACAACTGCACCCacaacaacaactgctgcacccatGGAAACGAATGCATCCACAACAACTGTACCCACAACTACTGCTGCAACCACATCTACTGCTGCAACCGCATCTGCTGCACCCACAACAAATGCATCAACAACTACTGCTGCAACCACAACTGCAGCCTCAACAACCACTGCACGCATAACTACTGCTGCAGCCACAACTGCACCCtcaacaactgctgcacccacaacaattgtacccacaacaactgctgcacccacaacaaccACTGCACCCACAACATCTACTGCTCCACCCACAACTGTTGCACCCACGACTACTGCTGCAACCACAACTGCACCCACAACAACAAATGCACCcacaacaactgctgcacccacaacatcTAATGCTGCACCCACGACTACTGCTGCAACCACAACTGCACCCACAACAACAAATGCACCCACAACTGCTACACCCACAACAACTTCACCTATAACAACTCCTGCAACCACAACAAATGCACCCACAACTGCTGCACCAAGTGCTAAACCCACAACAACTATTGCTGCACCCACAactactgctgcacccacaactacTGCTGCAACCACAACTGCAGCCtcaacaactgctgcacccacaacaattgcacccacaacaactgctgcacccacaacaacaactgctgctcccaccacaacaacaacaactgctgcacccacaacaactgCTACACCCACAACAACTGCTACACCCACAACAACTGCAACCACAACAAATGCACCCACAACTGCTGCATCAAGTGCTAAACCCACAACATCTACTACTGCACCCACAACATATACTGCTGCAACCACAACTACTGCTGCAACCACAACGGCATCCACAAAAACAACAACTGCTGCAACCACAACAACAAATGCATCcacaacaactgctgcacccacaacaacaactgctgcaccACCAACAACAGCTACTGCTGCACAAactactgctgcacccacaacatcTACTGCAGCACCCACAACTGCTGCAACCACAACTGTTGCACCCACAACAACTGCTGCACAAAGTGCTGAACCCAAAACAATGACTGTTGCACCCAAAACAACAACTGCTGCAACCACAACTACTGCACCCTCAACAACTGCTGCACCaacaacaactgctgcacccacaacattTACTGCTACACACACAACTACTGCTGCAACCAAAACAACTGCACACACAACAATTGCTGCACCCACAATAACTGCTGCACCCACGAAAACGAATGCATCCACAACAACTGCACCCTCAACTACTTCTGCAACCACAACTACTGCTGCAACCACAACTGCATCCACAAAAACAACTGCTGCAACCACCacaacaacaactgctgcaccACCAACAACAGCTACTGCTACACAAactactgctgcacccacaacatcTACTGCAGCACCCACAACAATTGCTGCAACCACAACTGCTGCACCTACAACAACTGCTGCACAAAGTGCTGAACCCAATACAACGACTGCTGCACCCAAAACAACAACAACTGCTAAGcccacaactgctgcacccacaacaactACTTCACCCtcaacaactgctgcacccacaactgctgcacccacaactgctgcacccacaacaactgatgcaaccacaacatttaCTGCAACCACATCTACTGCAACCACAACTACTGCTGCAACCACAACAACAAATGCATCAACAACTACTGCTGCAACCACAACAACTGCAGCCTCAACAACCACTGCACGCACAACTACTGCTGCAACCACcacaacaactgctgcacccacaacaaccACTGCACCCAAAACATCTACTGCTCCACCCACAactactgctgcacccacaacatcTACTGCTGCACCCAcgactgctgcacccacaacaaaTGCATCAACAACTACTGCTGCAACCACAACAACTGCAGCCTCAACAACCACTGCACGCACAACTACTGCTGCAACCACAACTGCACCCaaaacaactgctgcacccacaacatcTACTGCTCCACCcacaacaactgctgcacccacaacatcTACTGCTGCACTCACGACTACTGCTGCAACCACAACTGcacccacaacaacaacaacagctacACCCACAACTGCACCTTCAACAACTGCTGCAACCACAACAAATGCACCCACATCTGCTGCACCAAGTGCTAAACCCACAACTACTACTGCTGCACCGACAACATCTACTGCTGCAACCACAACTACTGCATACACAAAAACAACAACTGCTATGcccacaactgctgcacccacaacaactACTGATGCACCCACAACTACTGCTGCAACCACAACTGCAGCCTCAACAACCACTGCACACACAACTACTGCTGCAACCACAACTGCAccaacaactgctgcacccacaacaactgCTCCACCCACAACTGCTGCTACAACCACAACTACTGCTGCAACCACAACTACTGCTGCAACCACAACTGCACCCACAACAGCAAATGCATCcacaacaactgctgcacccacaataACAACAACTGCTACAACCACAACAACTGCCCCTACAACTGCTGCACCAAGTGCTAAATCCACAACAtctactgctgcacccacaactacTGCTGCAACCGCAACAACGGCATCCACAAAAACAACAACTGCTGCAACCacaacaacaactgctgcaccAACAATAACAACAGCTACTGCTGCACAAACTACTGCTGCACCCAAAACATCTACTGCAGCACCCACAACAACTGCTGCAaccacaactgctgcacccacaacaactgCTGCACAAAGTGCTGAACCCAAAACAACGACTGTTGCACCCAAAACAACTGCTAAGcccacaactgctgcacccacaacaactACTGCACCCtcaacaactgctgcacccacaacattTACTGCTACACACACAACTACTGCTGCAACCAAAACAACTGCACCCacaacaacaactgctgcacccatGGAAACGAATGCATCCACAACAACTGTACCCACAACTACTGCTGCAACCACATCTACTGCTGCAACCGCATCTGCTGCACCCACAACAAATGCATCAACAACTACTGCTGCAATCACAACTGCAGCCTCAACAACCACTGCACGCATAACTACTGCTGCAGCCACAACTGCACCCTCAACAACTGCTGCATCCACAACAATTGTAcccacaactgctgcacccacaacaaccACTGCACCCACAACATCTACTGCTCCAcccacaactgctgcacccacaacatcTACTGCTGCACCCACGACTACTGCTGCAACCACAACAACTGCACCCACAACAACAAATGCACCcacaacaactgctgcacccacaacatcTACTGCTGCACCCACGACTACTGCTGCAACCACAACTGCACCAACAACAACAAATGCACCCACAACTGCTACACCCACAACAACTTCACCTATAACAACTGCTGCAACCACAACAAATGCACCCACAACTGCTGCACCAAGTGCTAAACCCACAACAACTATTGCTGCACCCACAactactgctgcacccacaactacTGCTGCAACCACAACTGCAGCCTCAACAACCACTGCACGCACAACTACTGCTGCAACCACAACTGCAACCtcaacaactgctgcacccacaacaatTGCACCCacaacaacaactgctgcacccacaacaacaacaactgctgcacccacaacaaaTGCACCCACAACTGCTGCATCAAGTGCTAAACCCACAACATCTACTGCTGCACCCACAATATCTACTGCTGCAACCACAACTACTGCTGCAACCACAACGGCATCCACAAAAACAACAACTGCTGCAACCACAACAACAAATGCATCcacaacaactgctgcacccacaacaacaacaacaactgctgcaccaccaacaacaacaacaacagctactgctgcacccacaacatcTACTGCAGCACCCACAACAACT cccacaactgctgcacccacaacaactACTTCACCCtcaacaactgctgcacccacaactgctgcacccacaactgctgcacccacaacaactgCTGCAACCACAACATTTACTGCAACCACATCTACTGCAACCACAACTACTGCTGCAACCACAACAACAAATGCATCAACAACTACTGCTGCAACCACGACTGCAGCCTCAACAACCACTGCACGCACAACTACTGCTGCAaccacaactgctgcacccacaacaaccACTGCACCCAAAACATCTACTGCTCCACCCACAactactgctgcacccacaacatcTACTGCTGCACCCACGACTACTGCTGCAaccacaactgctgcacccacaacaaaTGCATCAACAACTACTGCTGCAACCACAACAACTGCAGCCTCAACAACCACTGCACGCACAACAACTGCTGCAACcacaacaactgctgcacccacaacaaccactgcacccacaacaacCACTGCTCCACCcacaacaactgctgcacccacatctACTGCTGCACCCACATCTACTGCTGCACCCACGACTACTGCTGCAACCACAACAACTGCACCCACAACAACTACTGCTGCAACCACAACTGCAGCCTCAACAACCACTGCACGTACAAATGCaacaacaactgctgcacccacaacaactgCTACACCCACAACAACTGCAACCACAACAAATGCACCCACAACTGCTGCATCAAGTGCTAAACCCACAACATCTACTACTGCACCCACAACAtctactgctgcacccacaactacTGCTGCAACCACAACGGCATCCACAAAAACAACAACTGCTGCAACCACAACAACAAATGCATCTACAACAACTCCTGCACCCACAACAACAACTgctgcaacaacaacaacaacaacaacagctacTGCTGCACAAACTACTGCTGCATCCACAACATCTACTGCAGCACCCATAACTGCTGCAACCACAACTGTTGCACCCACAACAACTGCTGCACAAAGTGCTGAACCCAAAACAATGACTGTTGCACCCAAaacaacaactgctgcacccacaactacTGCACCCTCAACAACTGCTGCAACCAAAACAACTACACCcacaacaactgctgcacccacaataACTGCTGCACCCACGAAAACGAATGCATCCACAACAACTGCACCCACAATTACTTCTGCAACCACATCTACTGCTGCAACCACAACATCTGCTGCACCCACAACAAATGCATCAACAACTACTGCTGCAACCACAACAACTGCAGCCTCAACAACCACTGCACGCACAACTACTGCTGCAACCACAACTGCACCCtccacaactgctgcacccacaactgctGCACAAAGTGCTGAACCCAAAACAACGACTGTTGTACCCAAAACAACAACTGCTAAGCCCACAACTGCTGCACACACAACTACTGCAGCCtcaacaactgctgcacccacaacaactgCACGCACAACAACAataactgctgcacccacaacatcTACTGCTACACACACAACTACTGCTGCAACCAAAACAGCTGCACCCACCAAAACAAATGCATCCTCAACAACTGCTAcacccacaacaacaacaacaactactgctgctgcacccacaactactgctgcacccacaactacTGCTGCAACCGCAACAACGGCATCCACAAAAACAACAACTGCTGCAACCACAACAACTGCTGCACCAACAATAACAACAGCTACTGCTGCAACCACAACAACTGCAGCCTCAACAACCACTGCACGCATAACTACTGCTGCAACCACACCTGCACCCACAACAAACACTGCACCCACAACATCTATTGCTCCACCCACTACTACTGCGATAACCACAACTGCACCcacaacaactgctgcacccacaacaaaTGAATCCACAACTGCTGCACCACCAACAACAGCTACTGCTACACAAactactgctgcacccacaacatcTACTGCAGCACCCACAACAACTGCTGCACAAAGTGCTGAACCCAATACAACGACTGCTGCACCCAAAACAACAACTGCTAAGCCCACAACAACTACTTCACCCtcaacaactgctgcacccacaactacTGCAACCACAACAACTACTGCAACCACAACTACTGCACCCACAACAACATATGCATCATCAACTACTGTAACCACAACAACCACTGCACGCACAACTACTGCTGCAaccacaactgctgcacccacaacaaccACTGCACCCACAAC AACTGCACccacaacaacaataacaacaactgctgcacccacaacaacaAATGCATCcacaacaactgctgcacccacaacaacaacaacaactgctgcTGCAACCACAATAAATGCACCCACAACTGCTGCACCAAGTGCTAAACCCACAACTACTACTGCTACACCcacaactactactgctgctgcaaccACAACATCTACTGCTGCAACCACAACTACTGCATCCACAAAAACAACAACTGCTATGcccacaactgctgcacccacaacaacaACTACTGATGCACCCACAACAACTACTGCTGCAACCACAACTGCAGCCTCAACAACCACTGCACACACAACAATTGCACCCACAACTACTGCACCCACAACAACTGCTGCTCCCACAACAACTGCTGCTCCACCAACAACAACTGCTGCACCTATGACTACTGCTGCAACCACAACAACTGCACCCACAACAAATGCATCCACAACAACTGCACCcacaacaactgctgcacccacaacaacaATTGCATCcacaacaactgctgcacccacaacaactACTGCTGCTGCACCAACATCTACTGCTGTACCCGCAGCAA ATATGAACGTGGATTATCACCAGTATGCAGTTACAAGCACCTATGTGGCTGCATCGCTCCTTCCCATCTACTTGAAGTAG